The Sandaracinus amylolyticus genomic interval CGCGGCCGGATCGCGAACATCCGCTTCCACGACCTCCGCCACGACTTCGCGACGCGGCTCCGGCGCGCGGGGGCGGGCATCGACGCAATCGCGAAGCTGCTCGGGCATTCGACGCTCGCGATGGCGACGCGGTACGCGCACGTCGACGACCCGAGGCTCCGCGATGCGGTCAGCGGGCTCGTGCCGCCGCGCGAGACCCGGTCGGACGTCGAGAGCGCGAAGGTCGTGCAGCTCCCGAGACGTCGTGGGTCGAACCCTGGCGGCTGATCACTCGAAACGAGTTTCGGCGAATCGAGCAGGTGTATCGGCGGCAGGTCGCTCGCGATCACCGGAATCGCAGGCGCCCATGAGCCCACGCGGCCGATGGTGCGGTCGAGATCGAGCCCAAGCATCAGACGCGGTGCTACGGCGGAATCGGGCCAAGAGCCGAAGAAGCGCGCGCCATCTGCGCCGGCAACGACGGTTTGCAAGGCGCCACCGACGTCTTCGCCGCGCTCCGCGACGACGTCGTCGACCGCGCGGTATGGAGCAGTCCACCAGTCGGCGAGACGACGCGGTCAGGTTCCGTGAGACCGACTGCGCGCGCATTTGCGTTCTCGGGAGCCTCCGGTGTGCTGTTTCGGGAGAAGTCGAAACGATGAACCGCGAGCTCGCGTGTGTGTGGGCACGCGCCGAAGACCAGCCCTGCGATCATCGCGCCCTCGGCTGCGCCACCGAGGCGGCGCGTGTAATGCCAAGCGATGCGCGCGAACAGGTCGGCCACGTCGGCGAGGGTCGGTAAGACGTCCGCCGGGCCGGCGAGATGACCCGAGAACTGTTGTCGCGACGATCGCCGTCGACATTCCGATCATCGCACTTCCGGCGTACGCGAAGCCGATCGAATGCTCGAAGACCGCTGCGCGAACCACGCGCCCGAACGCGTCGACCTCCTGACGCACGACCGGGATGGCGAACACCTTCGGACCCTCGTCAGTGAGAACGACCCCGCGCGTCGTTGTGCCTCGCGCCCATCCTCGTGTCTTGCGACGACCCATGTACGGCCGGGGCCGTCGTGGCGTAACCAGCATGCGACGACAGTCATTGGGGCGTGAGTGTACGTTGTCCGCTTGCCCACCATTCGCCTGGCTCGCCACGCCAACGCCGTGGAATCACGCGCGTAACAGCGGCCGGCGCGGCCGACTGGAAATCGCCGTGGGCACCGCCCACCGGGGGTTCGAATCCCTCCTCCTCCGTACCGTTTCCCTCGAGAAGCAGGCCGATTCGCGGTCCGCAGGGACTGCACGCAAGGCCCGGTTCGGAGCCCACCGTGGCCGGGCGCTGCCCGTCGACGCGCGCGTTCGCTCGGGTGAGCGCCGCGCGTCAGACGGCTTCCACGCGCTCGCGGTATGCGTCGACCGTACGCTTCCATGCGGGGCGATCCATGCAGCGCGTCTGGTACGCGCGGACGTGTTGGTACGGCTTCAACAGGTCCTGATCGGTGCTGCGAGCGCTCAGGACGTGAGTCATCAGGATGTCCGCCACCGTGAAGTCGTCGGTGGCGATGAACGTGCGGTTCGCGAGCCAGCCGTCGAGCTGCTCGAGGCGCATCCGCGCCCAGCTCTTGAGCGCATCGCTCGGCTTGGTGCCCTTGCCATCGTTGATGTCGACGAACCACGACGTCAGGAGCGGAACCTCGATCGTGCTCAGCGCCGCGAAGCTCCACCGCAGCACCTGCGCCTCGCCGGCGAGGTCGCGCGGCACGAGCTTGCCGCTCTTGCGCGCGAGGTAGAGCAGAATCGCGCCGGACTCCGTCACGACGACACCGTCGTCGTCGATCGCGGGAATCTGCCCGAACACGTTCTTCGCGCGGTACTCGTCGCTGTCGAGGTCGCGCCTCGGATGATCGATCCCCACGACTTCGTAGGGCAACCCGATCTCCTCGAGCGCCCACAGCACGCGCAGGTCACGCGTGTTGCCGTGAGCGAACTCGTTCACGCGCGAGAATCCATAGACCTTGACCATGCGCGCACCCTGCCACAGCGACAGGACCGTCCGCGCGTCTTTTCGATCCTCCTTCGACGCAGGGACGCTCTCTCGCGCGTGGATGCGCGAGAGAGCGTCGCAGTCACCGCGTCAGTAGAGCTCGACGCCGATGCCCCCGAGCATCGAGTACGTCTTGACGTCGTCCTCGAACCACGTGGGGTGGAAGTCGAACGACACGTTGAACGCGCCGCGCTGATCCAGGAACAGACCGCCGATGTTCACCGCGACTCGCCCGTGCAGACCGAACAGCGGGTTCTCGTCGGCGCACGCCGCCTGGCTCTGGATGCCCGCATCGCAGCCCCAGTAGAAGTCCAGCGACGGGCCCGCGCCGATCGAGAGGAAGTCGAACAGCGTCGCCTCCGCGAGCAGCGCGTTCCACAGCGTGAACGCCTCGTCGTAGTCGCCGCCCGACGGCGTCGTCTCGAGGCCCGCGAGAATGCCCGACGGCTGGTAGTAGACCGCGAACCAGTCGCTGATCTGCACACCGACGCGAAGAGAGAGGCCCGCCATCCAGCCCTCGGGATCTTCCGCGTCGTCGCCGAGCGTGTAGCCACCGTGCAGCGTGCCACCGACGCGCAGTCGCACCAGCGCGCGCTCGAGCGCGCTCGGCTGCTCCACCTCGAGCGGCGGCGCTGCGCCCGTGGTCGCGACCTCGGCCTGCGCCGGGGGCGCCTGCACCGCGACGTCCATCGTCGACGTAGCCGTCGGAGACACGACCGCCGCGCGGTCGATCACCGGCACCACCTCGGCGGATCCCCCCGCCCCGATGAACGCCTCGGCTTCGCCCGCGGGCAGCCGCACGAACTGCGCGCGCCCGTCGGGCTCGTTCGGGCGATCGAGGCGGCGATAGAGCTCGAGCCCGCCGTCCGCGCCCTCGATGTACACCACGTCGCCCTGCTCGATCTGCGCCGACGCCGGCGCTGCGACGCCGAGCGCGATCGTGGTCGCGACGCTCACCCAGATATGATTCGTCTTCACGGCCGCTCCTCCCGTCAGGTCATCTGGAACGCGAGCGGGCAGACGCCCTGATCGAGCGACGCGACGTCCTCGCGCACGCGGGTGCGCAGCTCGCGCACGTCGGCGCGATCGACGCCCTGCTCCTGGCGGAGCTCGACGCGGACCCCGTTCGGGATCTCGACGAGACGCAGCTCGTGCACCGCCATGATCGGCGATGCGGGATCGGCGATCCCGTGGGCCGACGCCTGTGTCGCCATCTCGCCGTGCGCGGGATCGGGGCACTGCTCGGCGTGCGCCCGCGAGTGCGCGAGCGCGAACTCGCGCATGCGATCGCGCAGGCGATCGACGTCGTCCTCACCGCGCGCGGTGAGCACCATCGCGACGCCGCGCGGGAGATTGCGCGCACGCACGCGCAGCGAGTCGACGTCGGTCGGACAGATCTCGGGGGTGCCGCTCTCGGCCTCCATCGCGGCGATCGTCGTCTCGGCGATCTCCGCCTGCGTGCCCGTGCCCGGCTGCGTCTCCACCTGGATCTCACCGCCCGTCGCGACCGAGACGCTCGGCGTCGACGTGGGCAGGCGCGACTCGTCGACCTCGACGATGTTCGGCGTGCTCGGCGGGCGCTGCGCGGACGCGACCCGCTCGGTGCCCACCGTCGCGCGCGCGGTCGGAGCGGGCGTCGTCGCCCTCCGCGGCTCTTCTCCGCCTCCGCCGCACGCCGCCGCGAGCAGCGCGAGACCGACGACTCCCGACGTGCGCATTCGCATCGATCCACCTCCACGATCAGCCGGTCCCACGATCGGAGCCGGCCGTGCGCGTGGGGCCGAGCAGCGCGCGTGCCGCTCTCGCGAGAGCGCGCCATCGACGACGAAACGCCTCGCGTCGCACGATCCGCGACGCGTGCTCGACGCGTGGCGCCACGCAGACCGGCGCCGATGAGCGTCGCTCCCTGCGCGAAGGCCGAGGCGCGCGACCGTCCGTGCTCGCCGGCTCGGGATCTTCGGCCACCGCCCGCGCATCGATCGTTCGTTCGAGCACGCGACGCGAGAGAGCGCGCGCCGCGATCACGTCGACGCCGTCGGCGGACGATGCTCGCGACCTCACGCCGCGGGCTCGCCCGCGAGCACGCCCGTGGGCAGACGCTCCGGGCGCTCGGTCTCGGCGCGGCCATGCACGCGCTTGCGCCAGAGCTCGTACGGCAGCGCGATCGCGAGCGCGATCAGCAAGTACGCGATCACCACCGGCATCGCGGGGACGCGAGGGAAGCTCGTCGTCGCGATCAGCGCAGCCAGCGCAGGGAACCGCGTCGCGTTCGCGATCGCGAGGACGGTGCGATCGCGCGGATCCGGACCGCCGAGCGCGTGACCCACGGCGAGCGCGATCACAGGCGCCGCGGCCATCGCGACGAGCACGGGCCACTCGAGCTGGCGCAGCACGTGGACCTCGACGAGGAGCAACACGAGCGCGAGCCCGGGCAGCAGCGCCGTCGCGAGCGCGCCGACGGGCTTCACGAGCCGATCCGCGAGCGAAGGAGCGAGCCGCCGGATCGCGAGGCCGACCCCGAGCGGCACGAGGATCCCGAGCGCGAGCGTCCGTGCGATCGCGAGCGGAGGCACGTCGGGCGTCGTGCCGACGACGCGCCCGACCACGGAGAGCCAGAGCGGGACCGTGAGCACGCCGAGCGCGCTGGTGACGACGAGCAAGCTGCACCCGTACGCCGCGTTGCCGCCGAGCTTGCCGCCGGTGCGCGGCACGGACGGCATGCCGGGCGCGAGCGCTCCCGCGATGATCGCGATCGAGCCCGCCGTCCCGACGGGCAGCGCGCGACAGAGCGCGATCGCGATCAGTGGTGCGATCACCACCGTCGCGAGCAGCGAGCGCGCGAGCAGCCCGCGGCGACGGGCGAGATAGGCGAGGTCGCCGGTGCTGGTCGCGAGCCCCGTCGCGACCGTCATCGCGGCGATCGCGATCTTGAGCGAGAGCGCGAACGCGTGCTGTAGGTCCACGCACGCGTGCGGTGCGAGCGATGGGCCAGACGTGCGGGAGGCGCCGCGCGACGCGCGACGATGCGTGGTGGCTCGAGGCCACGCCCGACGAGCGCGCACGTCCTTCGTGGCGCACGCGATGCACCGCGCCTTCGCACGGCGGTCGCCGTGAGGAGGTGAGCGTGGATCGAGCGAATGGAACGAAGTTGCGGATCGTCGCGGGGGCGATCGCGGCGGTCGCTGCGATCTCCGCGGCGGCGTGGACCGGCGACGCGCAGCAGCGGCCGCGCGGCGAAGCCGCGGCGCGCGGCGCGCGGCCGGCCGTGGATCCCGAGGCCGATCGCCACTTGCGCGCGATGAGCCAGTACCTCGCGGGCCTGCGCTCGTTCCGCGTCGATGCCGACAGCTCGCTGGAGGTCGTGCTCGAGAGCGGGCAGAAGCTGCAGTACCTCGCGAGCTCGCGCGTGTCGGTGCGCCGGCCCGATCGGCTGCGCTCGGAGCGCCACGGCGCGCTCGCCGACCTCACCCTCTACTACGACGGCGACTCGATCACGCTGCACGGCCGTCGCGCGAACCTGTTCGCCACCGCGGATGCGCCGCGCACGCTCGATCAGGCGATCGACTTCGCGCGCGACGAGCTCGACATCGAGGCGCCCGCGGCCGACCTGCTCATGAGCGACGTGTATCGCACGCTCGGCGCCGAGGCCGCGTCGGGCACGTACGTCGGCACGGCCGAGGTCGGGGGCGTCAACTGCCACCACCTCGCGTTCCGAGGCCGCAGCGGCAGCGACTGGCAGCTCTGGATCCAGGAGGGCGCGACGCCGCTCCCGATGCGCTACGTCGTCGTGAGCACCGACGTTCGCTCGCAGCCGCAGTTCGCCGTCGATCTGCACGACTGGCAGACGAACGCGGCGATGTCCGACGCGGAGTTCGCGTTCGAGCCGCCGCCGGGCGCGCAGCGCATCGAGTTCCGGCGCGTGCTCGAGGAGCGGCGGGCGCAGGGTCAGGGCGCGCCGCGCACGCGTTGACGAGACGCGACGAAGGACGAGGAGAAGGGATATGGACATCATCGAGCATCTCTCCAGTCGGGCGCGGATCGGCATCGCTGCGATCGGGATCGCGCTCGGCGCGCTCGCGCTTCCGGCGACCGGAGCGCTGATCGCTCCCTCGACGGCCCACGCGGTCGTCGGCAGGCCGCTCACGCCCGTGAGCTACGCGGGCATGGCGCGGCGCACCGCGCGCCGGACGGCGCGGCGCACGGTCGCGTACACCAGCGCGGCGATGACGACGCTCCCCGCGGGGTGCGTGGCCGCGGGCGCCTACTACACGTGCGGCGCGACTCGCTATCAGCAGGCCTACGACGGCGGGAACGTCGTCTACATCGAGGTCGACGACTGAGCCTCCAGACGCGGCTCGATCTGGTGTTCGCCGCGGAGCTGTGGAAAATGCACGCGATGGAAGAGGCGAAGCCGAAGGTCGAGATCGAGCACGAGGAGGCGGATGGACGCGGTGCGTTCTTCGTCGCGCGCCAGGGAGTGCGTCTCGCGGAGATGACGTACTCGCGCACCGGTCCCGATCACGTGATCATCGATCACACCGAGGTCCACGACGCGCTGCGTGGGCTCGGCGTCGCGCGACGCCTGCTCGACACCGCCGTCGCGTGGGCGCGCGAGACGAAGACGAAGGTGAGCGCGACGTGTCCCTACGCGCACGCGCAATTCGAGAAGGACCCCTCGATCCGCGACGTGCTCGCATGAACGTCGTCGGCATCTCGGGCTCGCTGCGGCGCGGCTCGTTCAACGCCGCGCTGCTGCGCGCCGCGATCGAGGTCGCGCCCGAGGGATGCGTCATCGAGCACGCCGACATCCACGGCGTGCCGCTGTACGACGGCGACGTCGAGAGCACGCAGGGCATCCCCGCGGCGGTCCGAGAGCTGAAGGATCGACTCGCGCGCGCCGACGGAGTGCTGCTCGTCACGCCCGAGTACAACGGCTCGATCCCGGGCGTGCTCAAGAACGCGATCGACTGGTGCTCGCGTCCCGCGTCCGACATCGAGCGCGTGTTCGGCGGTCGTCCCGTCGGGGTGATCGGCGCGACGCCGGGCATGGGCGGCACGCGGCTCTCGCAGAACGCGTGGCTGCCGATCATCCGCGTGCTCGGGATGGATCCGTACTTCGGCAAGTCGCTCTACGTCGCGGGCGCGGGCAAGGTCTTCGACGCGGAGGGCGCGCTCGTCGACGCGACGATCCGCAGGCTGCTCACCGACTACGTCGCCGGCTTCGCCGCGTTCGTGTCGCGCTCGCGCTGATCGAGCTCGTTCGTCACGTCCGCGACGACGCGCCGCACGATGCGCGCGACGTCGTCGGGCGCGAACGGGAGCGCGAGCACGTCGATCGCGACCGGGCGCTCGGCGTCGTCTCCTCGCGGGCTCGACGTCGCGAGCACGCAGCGCACCGCCGCGGTGCGATCGTCGGTCCGGATCGCGTCGATCACCGGTCCCTGCGGCTCGTCGGCGATCACGAGGTCGAACACCATGCAGCGCAGCAGCGCGAGCGCGTCGTGCACGTTGTCTGCGCTCGCCGCGCGCGCGCCCGTCGCCTCGACGCTCGTCAGCAGCGCGTGCCGCTCGCGCGGCCGATCGCTGACGACCAGCACGATCGCAGCTCGCGCATCGCCGGCGTCGGCGCGCGCTGGGAGCCCGGGATCGTGACGGCGTCCTTGCACGACCTTGCGTACATGGACGCCGTCCTCACGCCATCAAGCGCCCCGCGTCGCGCCCCACCAGAACCGCGCGATCAGCTCCGCGCGGTTCACGCACCCGCTCTTGCGCAAGAGCGCCGTCACGTGCGCCTCGATCGTGCTCTTCGCGCACCCGAGCACGGCCATCACGTCCTTGTTCGACGCCCCTCGGACCACGTGCTCGAGCACACGCGCCTGCATCGGCGTGAGCGCCCAGATCTCCGTCGCGCGCTCGAGCGCTCGCGCGGCCGCGGGGGACGTCTCGGTCGTCGACGGAAGCGTCCAGAACCGCGCCACGAGCGCGCCACGACCCTCGGCCGAGGCCTTGCGCAGCAGCTGCCCGACGTGTGCCTCGATGCTGGCCGCGCTGCATCCGACGACACGCGCGATGTGCGCGTTGCTCGCGCCGCGCACGACGTGCTCGAGGATCTCCGCCTGCCGCGGCGTCAGGCGCCACGTGAGCGTCGCGTGCGCGAGCTGCTCCGGCGAGCGGAGCGCGCGAGGTCCCGCGGACGCCGACCGATCGTCGCCGTCCGAGCGCTCTCCGAAGGGCGTCGCAGCCGAGCGATCCATTCCGTCCTGACGTCCGGGGTCGATGCTAGTGGGACCGCGGAAAAGGTGGGATCCCCCGATTGGGTGAGCCCGCCTCGACCCGTCACGTCGCCCGCTGCGACCACTCGCCCCGGGTGTGACGTATCGAAGCGCGTCGGCAGTGCTCGAACGGTGAGCGCGAGGCCGCACGCGCGGCTCGTCTGCGAGGCACGTCGGTTGCGACCCGCCCGCTCCCGGACTGGAGGAATGGATGGCGCTCGACGTGCTCAAGGAGCGAGGCACTTCGCTCGACAAGCAGGAGTTCGACTGGCGGGATCTCGTGCGGATCCCTTACTCGAAGCTCGATGACGACGCGTTCACGCGCGTGCGCGTGATCCTGATGAACGGCATCGAGTCCGAAGCGCTGCGCTTCGGTCACGCCGCCGCGAGGATGAACAAGCCGCTGCAGCTCTCGCTCGCGCGCATCCGGCGCGTCGAGCACTTCCAGCAGACGATGGTCAACTGGCTGAACCCGCCGGATCAGAACGCGCTGGAGACGACGATCGGGTTCGAGCAGGTCGCGATCGAGGTGACCGCGAACGTCGCTCGCAACGAGCCCGATCCGTACATGAAGCAGGTCTATCACTTCGGCCTGCTCGAGGACTTCGATCATCTCTATCGATATTCGGCGCTCTACGATCGTCTCCAGGGCAAGGACGCGAATTCGCTGCTCCAGTGCTACACGGACGTGCTGCCCGGACGCCCGACGTCGGTGGAGCACCGCGCGCCCGAGGACGATCTGCGCATGCCGTACGATCGCGAGCGCGCGGACGTGCTCACGAAGATCCACGCGACCACGATCATGGCCGCGGAGCACCAGACGCACGACTATTACATGACGGTCGGACCGACGTTCGCCGACCCGCTCGCGCGCCAGCTCTACGCGGAGATCGCGGCGATCGAGGAGCAGCACGTCACGCAGTACGAGTGTCTGTCCGACCCGTACGAGACGTGGCTGGAGAAGTGGCTCCTCCACGAGCTCACGGAGGTCTGGAACTACTGGTGTTGTTACAACGCCGAGGGGAACCCGCGGGTCAAGGACATCTGGGAGCGATTCCTCTCCTACGAGCTCGGACACCTCCATCACGTCGTGCACCTGTTCGAGCAGACCGAGAAGCGCGACGTGCAGTCGATCATCCCGAAGTCGCTGCCGATGCCGATCACGTTCGAGAGCCAGCGCGACTACGTGCGCCAGGTGCTGGCGAACGAGGTGCATCTGCGCGCGAACGGGACGGAGATCGTCGAGCCGAGCGAGGAGAGCGAGGCGTCGCTCGCCCATCGACAGCGCTTGAACGCGCAGGGATCGCCGTCGGAGATCGTCGCGGCGGGATGGAAGTGGTCGCCCTCGGGCGAGCTCGCGACGAAGCCGGCCGCGACGGACGGAAAGAAGGCGCGAGCCGCGCAGCAGGAGGCACGCCGATGAAGAGCCCGAAGGAGACGATCAAGAGCAAGCTCGTCGAGAAGCACGTCAATCGCACCGGCATCGCGCTCTCTCCGATCCACGCGAAGGAGCTGATCGAGGGCGCGGCGCAGACGCAGCCCTCGATGTCGGGCGACGAGACGGGCATCGCGACGGTGCGCGCGGCGTACATGCGCGACGCGGAGCCGATCGGATCGATCCCGCCGCCCGCGACGGCCAAGGGCGTCGCGAAGACCGCCGCGAAGGCGCTCACGGGCGAGCGCGTGAGCGTGCTACTCGACAAGATGGGCGCGCGCCTCGCGTTCGAGCGCACCGGCACGCGCCTCTACCAGGCGATCATCGGCAAGGTCGAGAGCGGCACGCCGTTCGACGGAGGTCCGTCGCTCGAGCGCCTCACGCAGATCATGCGCGAGGAGCAGCAGCACTTCGAGATGCTGCGTGAGGCCATGGAGGCGATGGGCGGAGACCCGACCGCGGTCACGCCCGCGGCCGACGTCGAGGCCACGCTCTCGATGGGCGTGCCGCAGGTGCTGCACGACGCGCGCACCGACGTGCACCAGTCGCTCGAGGCGATCCTCCTCGCGGAGCTCGCCGACAACGACGGATGGACGATGCTGATCGAGCTCGCGCGCTCGCTCGGCCAGGACGAGCTCGCGGAGAAGTTCGCGGTCGCGCTGGCGCAGGAAGACGAGCACCTGCGCGACGTGCGCGCGTGGGTGAAGGCGTCGACGCTTGCGAGCGCCGGCGGCAAGAAGGCGCGCGCAGGCGCGCCGGCCACGCGCTGATCGTCGATCCGGGCGCGTGCTTCCCGTCCGAGACCACGGGGAGCACGCGCCGCGCGCGCCGAGGTACGATGCGCGGTATGAGCGAGCGCATCCAGTCATACGAAGAGTTCTGGCCCCACTACCTGCGCGAGCATCGCAATCCGAGCTCGCGCCGACTGCACTTCGTCGGGACCACCGGGTGGCTCGCGGCGTGCGCGGCGTCGGCGGTCACCGCACCGCTCACGTTCCCCGCGGCGATGGCGGGCTTCGCCGCGCTCGCGGCGCACGGCACGAAGAAGGGCGAGGGCGAGAAGCCCGCGCTCGGCCACATCGCGGGCATGGTCGCGCTGCCCACGCTCGCGTCGCCGGTCTTCTTCCCCGCGGGCGTCGTGTTCGCGTACGCGTGCGCGTGGGGCGGGCACTTCGGGCTCGAGAAGAACAAGCCCGCGACGTTCCAGTACCCGCTCTGGTCGTTCGTGTCGGACCTCCGGATGTGGAGCCACATGGCGCGCGGTCGGCTCTGGAGCGGCGATCCGCTCGAGGAGCTCGGGCTCGACGGCGGCGCGCGCGTGGAGACGAAGAGCAACGGCGCACAGCCCGTCGTGCCGACGTGACGGAGCGGAGCGCGCGCGGCCCCGCCTGATCGGACGTGGTGGCCGCGCGCGCGCGCCCGCTATCCTCGCGCCGTGTCGGACGACGAGATCTCCGTGAGCGACGCGCTGCGCGCGCACTTGATCGACGGCGCGCGCCGCTCGATGCGCGCGCCCGCGGGCCGGTTCCGTCACCCCTGGCTCGCGCCGATGCCGCGCGTCGAAGCGCGCGAGGACGCGAGCGACGACGATCGCTTCGCGTCGGGCGACTACGCGAACGCGCTGTTCCACCACGACGTGAGCGAGGCCGCGATCGAGCTGGCGCGCGATCCCGAGCTCGCCGAGGCGTGCTTCGGATCGCTGCTCTGCTTCCTCGACAACGCCGCGCCGAACGGTTGCGTGCGCCGCATCGAGATGCCGTTCCGCACGCGCGATCCGGAGCCCGCGAAGCCGTGCATGGCGCAGCTCGCGGTGCGCGCGATCGACGGCATCGAAGACGGGCTGCGACGCGCCGACGCCGCGCGGGTGCTGCCGCGGCTCGTCGCGTTCGCCGCGTACCTCGAGCGCGAGACGACGGGCATGCACGGACTGCTGCTGACGCCTTCGGCGCGCGCGAGCGGGTTCGACTCCGACGTGCTCACCGCGGGGCTACCCGACTCTTCGGTGCAGGGGCCCGACACCAGCACGTTCATGGTGCTCGAGCTGCGTGCGATCGCCGAGCTCGCGCAACGCCTCGGTCAGGACGCGATCGCACGGGTGCACGCCGAGAAGGCCGAGGTGCTCGCGCAACGCATCGAGACGCTGCTCTGGGACGACGTCGAGCGCACGTACGTCGCGCTGCGCTGGAAGCACGGTGCGTCGAGCCGTCGCGAGGAGATCGTCGGGCACCGCGACGAGCGCGGCGTGCACCGACCGCTGCGGAGCTGGATCTCGATGCTGCCACTCTACGCGGGCATCGCCGCGCCCGAGCGCGCCGCCGCGATGCTCGAGTCGCTCCTCGATCCCGCGCAGCACTGGAGCCCGTGGGGACTGCGCACGGTGCCCGCCGACGACGTGTACTTCCACCAGGCGCCGCGCGTGATGGTCTACGACCCGCGCCGCGAGGAGCGTCGCCCCGTGTCGAACTGGTCGGGCCCGATCTGGATCCTGAGCAACTACTACGCATACCGCGCGCTCCAGCGATATGGGCGTCCTGAGCAGGCGCGCGAGCTCGCACGAGCCACGGTCCGGTTGCTCGAGACCGATCTCCGAGACACCGGCGCGCTGCACGAGTGTTACGCCGACACGGGCCGCGGCCTCTGGCCGCGCCGCGGCACGTTCATCTCGTGGAACGTCCTGGCCCTCACGATGGCGCGAGGAGACTCGACCCTCTGATGAGGCAGTAGGAGAGTTTTTGAGGAGAGAGGAAGTAAGGAATGCAGGAGAAAGAAACGAGTACTTCAGAAACGAATCTCCTGCTCTCCTTCCTTCCTGCCTTCCTTGGAAATTCTCTCTCTCTCCCTCTCTCTCCTCAGCGGCTCAGCGCTCCGGCTGGAAGAACACCGCGCCCAGCGGCGGCAGCGTCACGAGGATCGATGCGCGGCGGCCGTGTCCCGGCACCAGCGTCGACTCCACGCCGCCCATGTTGCCCTGGCCGCTTCCGCCGTACTCCGTCGCGTCCGTGTTGACGATCTCTCGCCAACGACCTTCGTAGTCGACGCCGATCCGATAATTGTGTCGCGGCACCGGCGTGAAGTTGAACGCGCAGAGCACGCGATCACTCGGATCGGCGCCCACGCGCTCGAAGCACAGCACGCTCTGATCCACGTCACGCGCGTCGACCCAGTGGAACCCCTCGGGGCTCGCGTCGCGCGCGTGCAGCGCCGGCACCGATCGATACGTGCGATTGAGGTGCGCCAGACAGCGCATGATCCCGGCGTGGCCTTCGTCGTGGAGAAGGTGCCAGTCGAGACTGCCGTCGTGGTTCCACTCACTCCATTGGCCGAGCTCGGCGCCCATGAAGAGCAGCTTCTTCCCGCTCTGCGCGAACATGTACGCGTAGAGCAGGCGCAGGTTCGCCCGCTTCTGCCACGCATCGCCCGGCATC includes:
- a CDS encoding MGH1-like glycoside hydrolase domain-containing protein; amino-acid sequence: MSDDEISVSDALRAHLIDGARRSMRAPAGRFRHPWLAPMPRVEAREDASDDDRFASGDYANALFHHDVSEAAIELARDPELAEACFGSLLCFLDNAAPNGCVRRIEMPFRTRDPEPAKPCMAQLAVRAIDGIEDGLRRADAARVLPRLVAFAAYLERETTGMHGLLLTPSARASGFDSDVLTAGLPDSSVQGPDTSTFMVLELRAIAELAQRLGQDAIARVHAEKAEVLAQRIETLLWDDVERTYVALRWKHGASSRREEIVGHRDERGVHRPLRSWISMLPLYAGIAAPERAAAMLESLLDPAQHWSPWGLRTVPADDVYFHQAPRVMVYDPRREERRPVSNWSGPIWILSNYYAYRALQRYGRPEQARELARATVRLLETDLRDTGALHECYADTGRGLWPRRGTFISWNVLALTMARGDSTL